In Larimichthys crocea isolate SSNF chromosome VII, L_crocea_2.0, whole genome shotgun sequence, the genomic stretch GATCACTCTTTCCTCCTGCAaagctacaaacaaacaaaacggaAATGAGCACAGATGCAGTGGACGTTTACAAAACTGTGTAGCCCGTTTCTGGCCAGCCGCTCACCTGACATCGCCCTTGTGCCTGCCCTTCAGTGTGCTGGAGCGCAGAGTAAAGAGGAATGCCGGCTCCCCCtcgacagagcagagacagaccaGGACCGATGCCCATTTCGGCTGGTTCTTCTTTCCCTTGCTCTGACTtgccccttttctctctttgtccacCTCGTACAGTTTCAAGTTGGGCCCCAGGCTCTGCCGACACCTGCTTTCATTCTCCGGGGATAGACAGTCACTCCAGGCGCCTGCCACACGAGGGGCAGCCTGATGTACGGCTCTGGTTGGGTGAAAAGAGTGACCGGAGGGTTGTGGTCTACTGTGAAAGTGATTAAAAATCCATGACCTGTGTGTCAACAAGCTGAAAGGTCTTACAAAGCACTGTCTGTGATATAAATGACTTTGAAGAAGGTTACACCGAGTCTTATTGGTGAAAAGGAAACAAGGTTGGAGATTGTCCCAAGGCCTTCTCCAAGGCTGAAGGCAAGTTTTGTTGATTAAACAGTCCAGGTAAGTGCTCGCAGTTTTGAGGTTTTGACCTAAATCTTCCACTACAGTGCATTTCCAAGAGACAGACTCTCGTTTGGCCCTTGCAGAGGTAGAAACTTGAGGGGGGCGATGACGGCTGGACGAAATGGCTTCGGATAGGAGGTTCTGAAACGAAGCCTCTCTCAGCTGCCGAGTGTCACAGTCCAAGCTAAATAAAGACAGCTGCTTTGAACAGGACACAGTCCTTGTGGACAACGATGACCTCTCCTTACTTCCACAGAGCCCTTTATATCTCCTTTCCTTCACTGCTCTTGCGGGCAGCCATCCAGCACCAGTGTGctcagagacagcagacaggTGGGACTCCTTCACCAGCAGAAGTGATCTTATGGGACAAGACCGGGTCAGGATCTCTGGGCCCCTAAACATCCTGTAAAAACACGAAAGACAGCTTCAGTCAACGAGGCTGATCGTGCTCATCACCAGCATGCACGTGAAGTTCACCTCGCACGTGACTCCACCTGCAGAGGAGGGGTCGATGACGTCAATCACCTGTGTGTCACGTCATAACATCGACGCTGTCAAACTTGCGACTTGTTAGCTGCAGCTGCTTAGCTCAGCTACGTTGACAGCGCCAAAACAATCAAGTCACGTTaaagtgtgagtgtttgtggctCCCCCCACTACAGACTGACACTATCAAAAGCTGCTTTGACAGTCGTCGTCATCGTCTTTGGCTCGAAAAATCCGCTGTCAAAAGCGTACGCAGGCTAACTAGCCTGCTAGCCCATTAGCATCAAACtatccacacacaaaaaaaaacagagctgggGTTAATGTCGTATCCGGACGCTGCAGTTCAAATTTAATGAGTGGCAAGCACCTGATATGTCATACACGAGTTCAGAAAGCACGACATTGACCTCCCCATTTCACAGTTTGAATGTGACTCAAAGGCGGTAAACACTCACCTTAAAAAGTTGAATGAACACTCGCTGCTCTCTCACCCAGTTAGCCGGCTGCCAGTAGTCAACATGGCGCAGAGCGGCTTCATGAGCGTCACTGTTGCCCTCACTGCACTGCGCTCGACTCATTTCACAACTCCTCCATTTACGTGTGTGTGAACTGAATAGAGGGTGGTGGTGAAACggaatatttacattatttactgGTGTAATCACTGAGAAACCCCCCCCCACATTGTTTGCTGTTTACATCACTTCACTAGGTGTAGAAAGGTGAAAACCTGTTTGTCTGCATTGGAGTCTGCATTAGTCAAACCTAGATTAAACACTTTTATATCATACTTATGATTTCTAAGGAGCCTAACATCACTGCCTGGCTCAAATTCTCACTATAATATGACTCAGTTGTAGTTAATTATCACACTAACATGACATTTCCATCAGTCCATGAGGTGTACCATTCATCTTTCAACGAGCTGGGAAGAACCGATGACATGAGTGAGGGAAACTACTCACCTCACCTGTTTTACCAGCCCCACCCTGAGCCTTAGTTTTTAAGAAGCATGTGATTCATGTGAACTGGCATTTCGGACTTACCACCCTTGGGTCTCTACGCTTTATTTCATCGCTTCTGTAACCTTGTGGTCGGCCATACACCCCGGTGAGACCTCCAAGAAGAATAGACCATCCTTCTCCATTCCATCCAGGACCATATGGCCTCAGCTTGGTCCGAAGAGGACACCTTTGTCTGCTCAGTATGCCTGGAAATCCTGAAGGACCCGGCCACTCTACCCTGTGGGCATTCATACTGCTTGGCTTGTATCCAGAGCCACTGGGACAAGAAAGACAGCCAAGGTCAGTACAGTtgccctcagtgtaggcagGTCTTCAGCCCCCGACCTTCGCTGGCCAAGAGCACTCTGCTAGCAGAGGCTATGGAGAAACTGAGAACCAACAGCCTCAAACAAAGCACCTCTGTAGCTGTTCCCTCTGCCTCACCATCAGTGCCTATCTACCTGGAGGTCCTACCAGATACAGGGCCACGACCTGGCAGCATGTACCCTCAGCTACCCATAGTGGACCCAAGACCCTGCCCTCAACATAACCGTCCCCTGGACCTGTTTTGCCATGAAGacaaggagtgtgtgtgtgaggtgtgttgTCAGCATGGACACAAGGGACATCGTGTGCTCAAaccagaggaggaaaggaaggagagacagGTATGTAAAAATATCACCAGGGTAACATAATCTGtcctcctttttaaaacatttttttttatcttggtGTATAAAATAAGTTGAAGGTGAATCACAGTGTTTTTACAAGAGTAGGATTTCCAAAATGTAGCTGAACTTGAACTACTTGTAAAACAACTGCCTttactgtgtgttcatgtgtattGTTTTCTGGCCAAAATAATCTTCATAAATgacgtgtgtgtgggtgtgtctgtgtgtctagaAAGAGCTTGTTCAGATGCAGGTTGACGTACAGAAGAGAATCAAGGAGACTGAAAAGAAGCTTAATGAGATTCCACATGTTGCTCGCCAACACAAGGTAAGTAATAGCAGCTATCATTGGTGTAGAAACCTCTGTAGTTGTAGTTCTGTTTTGAAGTTTGCACCCTCTTTTCATCACTTCCTTGatccctgtctttctctctgtacaCTTCCAGGCCTTGGTACAGGCTCTGCAGCATGAGAGCACAGATTTATTCTCTGAGCTTGTTCAGAACGTAAATCTAACGGGCACCGAGTTTGGTGAGCTCCTCAGCACTCATGAGACCTCCCTAGGCAGCCAGGTTGAGGGGCAGATCCACCAACTGGAGCAGGAGGTGGCACAGCTGCGCTGGAAGAGTGCAGAGCTGAGCACTCTGGCCGACATGCAGGACCACATCTGCTTCTTGAAAGTAATTAGTGTGCGGCGGAGTGCTACATGCAATcgatttcatttgaatttcactGGATGAATAAAGAATAAGGTCCAGCATCCATAAAATGACAAGTGCTATTGTCTGTCCTCAAGAATTTCCTCACCGTGGAGCTGCCGGGTCCGTCAGGTATACTGTCAATACTGAGGCAGGAGGAAGCAGTGGTAGCCTCCATCCGCTCAGCCATGAAAGAACTACAAGAGTCAATACAGGACCTCTGCAAAGCCAGCCTGGCCAAGATCATCACATTACGTAagttctcttctcttctcttctcttctcttctcttctcttctcttcttcaaacagtcaacttttattttattttgtagtgaaTCACGACCCTGAGGCTCCAATGCCCAATGGCGCAGAAGCAGCAAACACTACAGCAGATAACAGTGATCAGACCACTGCACGAAACACAGGTAcggtaaaaataaaatcacccaGTGCAACACGAGCACGATGATATGTTGGATACAAAGtgacaaactgaagaaaagtGGTTGTTTCTCACAACTCATCTGCTCTTTTCTGTAGTCTATGAGATGATAACAGACCCTCCACCTCTGCCACCTCGAAGACCTCAAGGTAACTTACTTTAGAAAACTTCATATCTTGCATGTTTGTGGCTCATAAAacctaaaaatgtttaaatatgactgttataaaataaaaaatttgcttcatgtattcattttttcccccccagggCACAATGATTTTTTCAAATCTCCACCTCAACATCCTCCAAGTGTTCACAGTGAGGATAAGAATGCCTgtgcatgaaaaatgtttcactaaTGTTTAGATGTCATTGAGATTTCATGTGATTTacttgtttcctctctctccatctctctggaCATGAAGCTTctgcccctcctcctcatcttcctcaaGGTAAATACAAAAGCATTAAAAACTGCCTGTACATATCAGTCAACTACTTCCCCTTGTTGACGTGTCGTGTAGACAACTTTTACTTTCTTATTTGAtatattcacttttattttttcctcttagcTCCAACAATGGGACATGGTAATCCAGAACCAAAGACAAGAGGAGAATTGTTGAAATGTGAGTCCATCATACTCCACAACATGAAACCGAATATAGAACACAGTGTCAAA encodes the following:
- the nudt8 gene encoding mitochondrial coenzyme A diphosphatase NUDT8 isoform X2, which codes for MFRGPEILTRSCPIRSLLLVKESHLSAVSEHTGAGWLPARAVKERRYKGLCGSKERSSLSTRTVSCSKQLSLFSLDCDTRQLREASFQNLLSEAISSSRHRPPQVSTSARAKRESVSWKCTVVEDLGQNLKTASTYLDCLINKTCLQPWRRPWDNLQPCFLFTNKTRCNLLQSHLYHRQCFVRPFSLLTHRSWIFNHFHSRPQPSGHSFHPTRAVHQAAPRVAGAWSDCLSPENESRCRQSLGPNLKLYEVDKERKGASQSKGKKNQPKWASVLVCLCSVEGEPAFLFTLRSSTLKGRHKGDVSFAGGKSDPSDRDVVATALREAREELGVTVATERVWGVLKPLRDAVSARAS
- the nudt8 gene encoding mitochondrial coenzyme A diphosphatase NUDT8 isoform X1; the protein is MFRGPEILTRSCPIRSLLLVKESHLSAVSEHTGAGWLPARAVKERRYKGLCGSKERSSLSTRTVSCSKQLSLFSLDCDTRQLREASFQNLLSEAISSSRHRPPQVSTSARAKRESVSWKCTVVEDLGQNLKTASTYLDCLINKTCLQPWRRPWDNLQPCFLFTNKTRCNLLQSHLYHRQCFVRPFSLLTHRSWIFNHFHSRPQPSGHSFHPTRAVHQAAPRVAGAWSDCLSPENESRCRQSLGPNLKLYEVDKERKGASQSKGKKNQPKWASVLVCLCSVEGEPAFLFTLRSSTLKGRHKGDVSFAGGKSDPSDRDVVATALREAREELGVTVATERVWGVLKPLRDASGMMIAPVLANLGPIEELSFKPNPGEVEEIFTLSLSHLYNPQNRGYTHFRTGDKYGYTLPVFRNGKHRVWGLTAIALDHTLKLIVLPSQ
- the ftr86 gene encoding finTRIM family, member 86, whose translation is MASAWSEEDTFVCSVCLEILKDPATLPCGHSYCLACIQSHWDKKDSQGQYSCPQCRQVFSPRPSLAKSTLLAEAMEKLRTNSLKQSTSVAVPSASPSVPIYLEVLPDTGPRPGSMYPQLPIVDPRPCPQHNRPLDLFCHEDKECVCEVCCQHGHKGHRVLKPEEERKERQKELVQMQVDVQKRIKETEKKLNEIPHVARQHKALVQALQHESTDLFSELVQNVNLTGTEFGELLSTHETSLGSQVEGQIHQLEQEVAQLRWKSAELSTLADMQDHICFLKNFLTVELPGPSGILSILRQEEAVVASIRSAMKELQESIQDLCKASLAKIITLLNHDPEAPMPNGAEAANTTADNSDQTTARNTVYEMITDPPPLPPRRPQGHNDFFKSPPQHPPSVHTSAPPPHLPQAPTMGHGNPEPKTRGELLKFRFEPTMDPNTVYRHVQLSDGGHKATMRAENLNPPDHPERFQFWRQVLCREPLAGSPYYWEVEWTGQKITIGVAYKEIERKGSDGKSRLGHNALSWSLYWSGTGFSFWHDGQEKLLGSPKARRIGIYLDQHAGILAFYRIAHNQADIIHQHRAQFSGPLYPGIRFWAGVGATVTICQLD